One Plasmodium relictum strain SGS1 genome assembly, chromosome: 2 genomic region harbors:
- a CDS encoding proteasome subunit beta type-3, putative — translation MGSIFNYNGGCVLGMSGSECVAIACDLRLGSNGFTTVSTNFTKIFKMNDYVYVGLSGLATDIQTLYELLRYRVNLYEIMQEKLMDIDCFSNMLSSILYSNRFSPYFVNPIVVGFKINHSIDEKGNKTTTYEPYLTAFDLIGAKCETKDFVINGVTSEQLFGMCESLYIKDQDESGLFETISQCLLSALDRDCLSGWGAEVYVLTPDKVIKKKLKARMD, via the exons atg ggaagtatatttaattataatggTGGTTGTGTATTAGGAATGAGTGGATCTGAATGCGTTGCAATTGCTTGTGACCTAAGACTTGGATCCAATGGATTTACAACAGTTAGCACTAATTttactaaaatttttaaaatgaatgaTTATGTTTATGTAGGATTAAGCGGATTAGCTACAGATATTCAAACACTTTATGAATTATTAAGATATCGTgtaaatttatatgaaataatGCAAGAAAAGCTAATGGATATAGACTGTTTTTCAAATATGTTATCAAGTATATTATATTCAAATAGATTTTCTCCATATTTTGTTAATCCTATTGTTGTTGgttttaaaattaatcaTTCCATTGATGAAAAGGGAAATAAAACAACTACTTATGAACCCTATTTAACAGCATTCGATTTAATAGGAGCAAAATGTGAAACCAAAGATTTTGTTATCAATGGAGTTACTAGTGAACAATTATTCGGAATGTGTGaatctttatatataaaagatcaa gaTGAAAGTGGATTATTTGAAACAATTTCCCAATGCTTATTAAGTGCTCTAGATAGAGATTGTTTATCAGGATGGGGAGCTGAAGTTTATGTTTt aacaCCAGATAAagttattaagaaaaaattaaaagccAGAATggattaa
- the MRE11 gene encoding double-strand break repair protein MRE11, putative: protein MNSLINDGNNNCLCENDDINILNKKNIFKEELEINKSNFNNIENESIRINNLIKNNDDEALESSTSIFGINNNNTNKYINNNDHEILNKKRTRVLSIKNLYNNLYKTSDILLKETINEKEEKEKEENRNFGKDKHIENEVTYEKKLNLRNRDINDIKKPFICEDDINMSTINRNKINNYFEKKNKEYNNIFKLHNEHNHLNEDSSTNIKNNDDNFIYYNNCEENAKNSNNDGHSLNLNRIFYYNNEKESIYENKEYNNIENNNNNTKDAKHKTNENNTKIFDEKEEINLDNNLRKKEYFFEHEEKKEQKKLLVSDRKNDNFLDKKKEKKKYNLINEREGGDLFKDMNVNELKTKLSEKFPDTFKIMLCTDNHLGYKENNSIQKKDSFNSFEEILFIAKKLNVDIILNSGDLFHKNKVSEYALFKSMLIMRKYCHVNKKENWILEEEEKEKEKEKEKNNNKFNIHVKEITNYEYEYYRDEEIDKGVLKTECNKRNEVIEEIKKIRNKKEKKKKKIVKKKEYFNSHLNENTIANDRKRKKNTNESSYEDDNESEKCNDSDNGKYNDNDKYKEDIIKDLNNLKNKKELLNRLNICSVNEKYEKSIPFFVIHGNHDYPYSYDFISPLDILDISNLINYIGKNSLDNTVIKPILLNKNKTKISIYAIGWMKDERLYRYFENNKVKFVLPSDYKNRINILVLHQNRYIRNTYGNNTKNFIKESFVPKFIDLVIWGHEHFSKPYLEESLFNSFYNLQLGSSVRTSLCTNEYGDKYIGLLEIKNERFRFLKIKLETVRPFELKEIRLSDYNLNFKEETILKEFLHDQTNTILNNIKENLYEEIKKYYLFKKLFFQFNDDKDAKKYNYKNRETNELFSKKINESTVNSIFEEPEEREKYFYSLISEDDIHNFYSNLKNEDFYSSTFIHMAFSDCYDTFDLLKIKKYVYEKPLIKLKVEYDDINIINTQLFGSLFINSIANPSECLSFYKKKLKNKSNLQCKEDDESNDKDTYNLEYINEYNKVFDILFDYCDIKNKLSILDEKMIMDTMQNFILNTNSSFSSNSNSDFNCIISMVDKCSKDKIELLEQNIKDIPIDNLTDDYLKDLTKKLKNQEFLSI from the coding sequence ATGAACAGTTTGATAAATGATGGAAATAATAATTGTTTATGTGAAAAtgatgatataaatatattgaataaaaaaaatatatttaaagaagaattagaaataaacaaaagtaattttaataatatagaaaatgaaagcataagaataaataacttaattaaaaataatgatgatgAAGCTCTTGAAAGCAGTACAAGTATTTTtggaataaataataataatactaataaatacataaataataatgaccATGAAatactaaataaaaaaagaactaGAGTGTtatctataaaaaatttatataataatttgtaTAAAACAAGTGATATACTATTAAAAGAAacaataaatgaaaaagaagaaaaagaaaaggaagaaAATCGTAATTTTGGAAAAGATAAACACATAGAAAACGAAGTAacttatgaaaaaaaattaaatttaagaaaCAGAGacataaatgatataaaaaaaccaTTTATATGTGAAGATGATATAAATATGTCTACAATTaacagaaataaaataaacaattattttgaaaaaaaaaataaggaatataataatattttcaagCTGCATAACGAACATAATCATTTAAATGAAGATAGTagtacaaatataaaaaacaatgatgataattttatatattacaaCAATTGTGAAGAAAATGCGAAAAATAGCAACAACGATGGCCATAGTTTAAATTTAAACAgaattttctattataataatgaaaaggaGTCCATATATGAAAACAAAGAATACAATAACATtgagaataataataataatacaaaagaTGCAAAACACAAGACgaatgaaaataatacaaaGATCTTTGACGAAAAGGAAGAAATAAATCtagataataatttaagaaaaaaagaatatttttttgagcatgaagaaaaaaaggaacaGAAAAAATTGCTTGTTTCAGAtagaaaaaatgataattttttagataaaaaaaaagagaaaaaaaaatataacttaaTAAATGAACGAGAAGGTGGAGATTTATTTAAAGATATGAATGTAAACGAACTAAAAACGAAACTGAGCGAAAAATTTCCTGatacttttaaaattatgttaTGTACAGATAATCATTTAGGATATAAGGAAAATAATtcaatacaaaaaaaagatagtTTCAATTCATTTGAAGAGATTTTATTTAtagcaaaaaaattaaatgttgATATTATTTTGAATAGTGGAgatttatttcataaaaataaagtatcCGAATATGCATTGTTTAAATCTATGCTAATAATGAGAAAATACTGtcatgtaaataaaaaagaaaattggATATtggaagaagaagaaaaagaaaaggaaaaagaaaaagaaaaaaataataacaaatttaATATACATGTAAAAGAAATCACAAATTATGAATATGAATATTATAGAGATGAAGAAATAGATAAAGGAGTTTTAAAAACTGAATGTAATAAACGCAATGAGGTAATTGAagagataaagaaaattaggaataaaaaagaaaaaaaaaaaaaaaaaatagtaaaaaaaaaagaatacttCAATTCTCATTTAAATGAGAATACTATAGCAAATGAtaggaaaagaaaaaaaaatactaatgAATCAAGCTATGAAGATGATAATGAAAGTGAAAAATGTAATGATAGTGATAATGGAAAATACAACGACAATGACAAATATAAGGAAGATATAATAAAGGatttgaataatttaaaaaataaaaaagaacttTTGAATAGATTAAATATTTGTTCAGTAAacgaaaaatatgaaaaatctATCCCATTTTTTGTAATTCATGGGAATCATGATTATCCTTATAGTTATGATTTTATTTCTCCATTAGATATATTAGATATttctaatttaattaattatattggGAAAAACAGTTTAGATAATACTGTAATTAAAcctattcttttaaataaaaataaaacgaAAATTTCAATTTATGCAATTGGATGGATGAAAGATGAGCGATTATACagatattttgaaaataataaagtaaaGTTTGTTTTGCCATctgattataaaaatagaataaatattttagtaTTACATCAAAATAGATATATAAGAAATACATATggtaataatacaaaaaattttattaaggAATCATTTGTTCCAAAGTTCATTGATTTGGTTATATGGGGTCATGAACACTTTTCTAAACCTTATTTAGAAGAAagtttatttaattctttttataatttacaGTTAGGATCATCTGTTAGAACATCATTATGCACAAACGAATATGGAGATAAATATATTGGTCTActagaaattaaaaatgaaagatttcgttttttaaaaataaaattggaAACGGTCAGACCATTTGAACTTAAGGAAATCCGATTAAGTGATtacaatttaaattttaaagaggaaacaattttaaaagaatttttgcATGACCAAACAAATACAATTTTGAATAACAtcaaagaaaatttatacgaagaaattaaaaaatattatttatttaaaaaattgtttttccAATTTAATGATGATAAAGATgctaaaaaatacaattataaaaatagagaAACAAATGAGCTATTttccaaaaaaataaatgaaagtaCAGTGAATAGTATATTTGAAGAACCAgaagaaagagaaaaatatttttattccttGATATCTGAAGATGATATTCACAATTTTTATTCtaacttaaaaaatgaagattttTATTCAAGCACTTTTATACATATGGCTTTTTCAGATTGTTATGACacttttgatttattaaaaataaaaaaatatgtatatgaaAAACctctaataaaattaaaggtAGAATATGATGATATTAACATAATAAATACTCAGTTATTTGGTtctctttttataaatagtATAGCAAATCCTTCTGAATgtttatctttttataagaagaagttaaaaaataagagCAATTTACAATGCAAGGAAGATGATGAATCAAATGATAAAGATACTTATAAtttagaatatataaatgaatataataaagtatttgatatattatttgattattgcgatataaaaaataaattatccatattagatgaaaaaatgataatggATACTAtgcaaaattttattttaaatacaaaTTCTTCTTTTAGTTCTAATTCAAATTCCGATTTTAATTGTATTATTTCGATGGTTGATAAATGCTCTAAAGATAAAATAGAGTTACTAGAACAAAATATAAAGGATATTCCAATAGACAATTTAACAGatgattatttaaaagatcttacgaaaaaattaaaaaatcaaGAATTTCTTTCAatataa